One Brassica napus cultivar Da-Ae chromosome A1, Da-Ae, whole genome shotgun sequence genomic region harbors:
- the LOC106348713 gene encoding trihelix transcription factor ASIL2 — protein MADDEDQIRSHSDSPDPSSSPPPPSGKVTVTVAFPGPPQKTPDASPLALLPIKSSGGGGREDCWSEKATGVLIDAWGEIHMELSRGNLKQKHWEKVAETVRSKEEDNGKTPKTDVQCKNRIDTVKKKYKQEKLRSGRSSSWVFFDKLDRLIGSTAKISPAPPPSGLGGGGGLHNIPMGIPMGRGLNLYHQQGKAETPRFGVNASESKRWPLRRKRNVSDSHSEDSGGDDSLPPPPPRQRKQGGGNKWREVSSAIMRFGEAYEQIENAKLQQVVEMEKERLRFLKELESQRMHFFVKFQFELSQQREENGKH, from the coding sequence ATGGCCGACGACGAAGACCAGATCCGATCTCACTCCGATTCACCCGATCCTTCTTCttcgccgccgccgccgtccggaaAAGTCACGGTTACGGTTGCTTTCCCAGGTCCGCCTCAAAAAACTCCCGACGCGTCGCCTCTTGCGCTGCTTCCGATCAAATCCAGCGGCGGCGGAGGGAGGGAGGATTGCTGGAGCGAGAAGGCTACGGGCGTTCTGATCGATGCGTGGGGGGAGATTCACATGGAGCTGAGCAGAGGGAACCTGAAGCAGAAGCACTGGGAGAAGGTGGCGGAGACGGTGAGAAGCAAGGAGGAGGATAACGGTAAGACTCCCAAGACGGATGTACAGTGCAAGAACAGGATCGATACGGTTAAGAAGAAGTATAAGCAAGAGAAGTTACGAAGTGGACGGAGCAGCAGCTGGGTGTTCTTCGATAAGCTTGACCGTTTGATTGGTTCAACGGCCAAGATCTCACCTGCACCTCCTCCTAGTGGactaggaggaggaggagggttgCATAATATTCCCATGGGTATTCCCATGGGCAGAGGTTTGAATCTTTACCATCAGCAAGGTAAGGCTGAAACGCCGCGTTTTGGAGTTAATGCTAGTGAGTCTAAGCGGTGGCCTTTGAGGAGGAAGAGGAATGTGTCTGATTCACATTCTGAGGACTCTGGTGGGGACGACAGtctacctcctcctcctcctcgacAGAGGAAGCAAGGAGGAGGAAACAAGTGGAGGGAGGTGAGTAGTGCCATCATGAGATTTGGTGAAGCTTACGAGCAAATAGAGAATGCGAAGCTGCAGCAGGTGGTTGAGATGGAGAAAGAGAGGTTGAGGTTTTTAAAAGAGTTGGAGTCGCAGAGGATGCACTTCTTTGTGAAGTTTCAGTTTGAGTTGTCGCAGCAAAGGGAGGAGAATGGGAAACACTAG
- the LOC106348684 gene encoding peroxisomal (S)-2-hydroxyacid oxidase GLO4 isoform X2: MASCTIEEVASSCNAVRFLQIYVYKRRDVTAQIVKRAEKAGFKAIVLTVDVPKLGRREADIKNKMVSPQLRNFEGLFSTEVIPSEGSGVEAFASSTFDASLNWKDIEWLRSITKLPILVKGILTGEDALKAIEAGVDGIVVSNHGARQLDYSPATITVLEEIVHVVGGRVPVLLDGGVRRGTDVFKALALGAKAVLIGRPVVYGLAAKGEDGVRKVIEMLKNELELTMALSGCPTIDNITRNHVRTESYRLKSML, translated from the exons ATGGCTTCATGCACTATTGAGGAAGTTGCTTCTAGTTGTAACGCTGTTCGGTTTCTTCAAATATAT GTGTACAAGAGACGAGATGTAACTGCACAGATTGTGAAAAGAGCTGAGAAAGCTGGATTCAAGGCCATTGTTCTGACTGTTGATGTTCCTAAACTTGGCAGAAGGGAGGCAGATATAAAGAACAA AATGGTATCCCCACAGCTGAGGAACTTTGAAGGATTATTTTCAACCGAAGTCATACCT aGTGAAGGTTCAGGTGTTGAAGCCTTCGCTTCTAGTACATTTGATGCTTCTTTAAACTGGAAG GACATTGAATGGTTAAGATCTATTACAAAGTTGCCAATTCTTGTCAAAGGGATACTCACCGGTGAAGACG CTCTTAAGGCCATTGAAGCTGGTGTAGATGGAATAGTTGTATCAAACCATGGGGCTCGCCAGCTTGACTATTCACCAGCTACTATAACTGTTTTAGAAGAG ATTGTTCATGTTGTTGGAGGGAGGGTACCGGTTTTGCTTGATGGAGGTGTGAGACGAGGAACAGATGTTTTTAAAGCGTTGGCACTAGGAGCAAAAGCTGTTCTT ATAGGGAGGCCTGTAGTGTATGGACTTGCAGCCAAAGGTGAAGATGGAGTGAGAAAAGTGATAGAGATGTTGAAGAATGAGTTGGAGTTAACTATGGCTCTTTCTGGTTGTCCAACCATTGATAACATCACGAGAAACCATGTTAGGACTGAGAGTTATAGACTTAAATCTATGCTCTGA
- the LOC106348684 gene encoding peroxisomal (S)-2-hydroxyacid oxidase GLO4 isoform X1 has protein sequence MDQIVNVNEFQELAKRALPKMYYDFYSGGAEDQHTLKENVEAFTRIMFRPRVLVDVSKIDMSTRILGYPISAPIMIAPTAMHMLAHPQGETATAKAAATCNTIMIVSYMASCTIEEVASSCNAVRFLQIYVYKRRDVTAQIVKRAEKAGFKAIVLTVDVPKLGRREADIKNKMVSPQLRNFEGLFSTEVIPSEGSGVEAFASSTFDASLNWKDIEWLRSITKLPILVKGILTGEDALKAIEAGVDGIVVSNHGARQLDYSPATITVLEEIVHVVGGRVPVLLDGGVRRGTDVFKALALGAKAVLIGRPVVYGLAAKGEDGVRKVIEMLKNELELTMALSGCPTIDNITRNHVRTESYRLKSML, from the exons ATGGATCAAATCGTTAACGTGAATGAGTTTCAAGAGCTAGCCAAACGAGCTCTCCCCAAGATGTACTATGATTTTTATAGTGGAGGAGCAGAAGATCAACATACTCTCAAGGAAAACGTGGAAGCTTTCACTAGAATCAT GTTCCGTCCTCGGGTTCTCGTTGATGTGAGCAAGATAGATATGTCTACCAGAATCTTAGGTTACCCTATCTCAGCTCCAATCATGATTGCTCCAACAGCAATGCATATGTTGGCTCATCCACAAG GAGAGACCGCCACTGCGAAGGCTGCAGCTACGTGTAACACCATCATG ATAGTATCATACATGGCTTCATGCACTATTGAGGAAGTTGCTTCTAGTTGTAACGCTGTTCGGTTTCTTCAAATATAT GTGTACAAGAGACGAGATGTAACTGCACAGATTGTGAAAAGAGCTGAGAAAGCTGGATTCAAGGCCATTGTTCTGACTGTTGATGTTCCTAAACTTGGCAGAAGGGAGGCAGATATAAAGAACAA AATGGTATCCCCACAGCTGAGGAACTTTGAAGGATTATTTTCAACCGAAGTCATACCT aGTGAAGGTTCAGGTGTTGAAGCCTTCGCTTCTAGTACATTTGATGCTTCTTTAAACTGGAAG GACATTGAATGGTTAAGATCTATTACAAAGTTGCCAATTCTTGTCAAAGGGATACTCACCGGTGAAGACG CTCTTAAGGCCATTGAAGCTGGTGTAGATGGAATAGTTGTATCAAACCATGGGGCTCGCCAGCTTGACTATTCACCAGCTACTATAACTGTTTTAGAAGAG ATTGTTCATGTTGTTGGAGGGAGGGTACCGGTTTTGCTTGATGGAGGTGTGAGACGAGGAACAGATGTTTTTAAAGCGTTGGCACTAGGAGCAAAAGCTGTTCTT ATAGGGAGGCCTGTAGTGTATGGACTTGCAGCCAAAGGTGAAGATGGAGTGAGAAAAGTGATAGAGATGTTGAAGAATGAGTTGGAGTTAACTATGGCTCTTTCTGGTTGTCCAACCATTGATAACATCACGAGAAACCATGTTAGGACTGAGAGTTATAGACTTAAATCTATGCTCTGA